A segment of the Nitrospina gracilis 3/211 genome:
GGCGTTCGGGCGTCGAAAGGTTGCAACGCTTTTTGGTTTGAAGCCCCCTCTCTCAGGGGGTCTCCGACCGCGCATGGCCTTTTGCTACTCGGTGTCGCTCCGTCCCGGTCTTGTCAGGATCCAAGCGGATTGTAATATTCTCGACCTATTCTATGATTATTGACTTTATGAATCAACTCCTTGAGATCGATTTTTTTGTCGACGATATCGATTTTGTTCGTGTTCACCACGAGAAGGGGGGTTTCGGTGTAATAAAAGAAGAAGTTATTGAATGCCCGATTGACCGAATCGAGGTATTCGTAATCGATCAACTGCTCGTAGTCGCGGCCGCGTTTCTCCACACGGGTGAACAGGATATCGGTGTCCGCCTGCAGGAAAATCACCAGGTCCGGCTTCGGGATCTTGATGCGGACCAGGTTGTAAATCTGCTGGTACAGCGTGTATTCGTGGTCCTTGAGGTTCAACTGGGCGAAGATGTGGTCGCGCTGGAACAGGTAGTCGGTGACGACGACGCTGCTGAACAGGTCGCGCTGGGCGAGTTCCCGGTACTGGTTGAAGCGGCTCAGTAAAAAAAAAACCTGGGTCTGGAAGGCGTTCGCTTCGCGGTCCTGGTAGAACTTGTCGATGAAGGGGTTGTCTTCGTCCACCTCGAGCACCAGTTTGGCGTCGTACTCCTGAGCCAGCCTTCGGGCGAGCGTGGTTTTCCCTGCGCCGATGCCGCCTTCGATTGC
Coding sequences within it:
- a CDS encoding deoxynucleoside kinase, yielding MNEPRFIAIEGGIGAGKTTLARRLAQEYDAKLVLEVDEDNPFIDKFYQDREANAFQTQVFFLLSRFNQYRELAQRDLFSSVVVTDYLFQRDHIFAQLNLKDHEYTLYQQIYNLVRIKIPKPDLVIFLQADTDILFTRVEKRGRDYEQLIDYEYLDSVNRAFNNFFFYYTETPLLVVNTNKIDIVDKKIDLKELIHKVNNHRIGREYYNPLGS